Genomic DNA from Alicyclobacillus fastidiosus:
TTTCAGGAGCTACTCACCGACGCGAAGCGAAATGCATATGCGATACCAGCCATCAACGTCCAGAGTTCAGAGACGATGGATGCGGTCTTTGCGGCGGCAGAGGCCCGCAGATCTCCCGTGATTGTCGCACTGGCGCATTCCCATGCAGGATACACGTACAACTACATCCACATTTCGACGATGGTCGCGCTATTTGAAGATGCGAGAAAGCGATACGACGCCACGGCTTGTCTCCACGTCGATCACGGTCGCACCTTCGAATTCGTCAAACACGCCGTCGATCTCGGCTTTCACTCCGTCATGATCGACGCCTCGGAACACTCGTATGAGCAAAATGTGGCGACGGTGAAAGAGGTCGTTGCCTACGCCCATGCCCACGGCGCAGCGGTCGAAGCCGAACTCGGCCACGTCGGCAAAGGCGAGGCCTTTGACTCGCGCGAGGCGATTGAGAACACCTTCACAAATCCAGACGACGCCAGCGCATTTGCGCAGGAAACGGACATCGACGCGCTCGCCGTCGCCTTCGGTACGAAGCACGGCGTATACAAATCTACGCCGAAACTCGATCTGAACCGCCTGCGAACGATTCGAGACATGACCGACGTTCCTCTGGTGATGCACGGAACGTCAGGTCTCTCCGACGCCGACATCCAGTGTGCCATCCAGTCCGGGGTGACCAAGGTGAATGTGTTCACCGAGATCGCAGAGGCGGCGAAACAAGCGTTTCTCAGGGCGGTTGAGGAGCCGAAGGTGCGGTTTCCTGACGCGCTCGTGGTCGCACGGGAGGCGTTTCAGGAGCGCGTGGAGCATTACATGGACGTGTGTGGGTCGGCGGGGCGGGGGTGATGGAGGGCAACGAGGACCTTGTCGAAGTAGTCGCATAGCGCATCACCCTTGGGGCCGGAGATAGCCAGACACCAACGCACGTAACTCCAGCTCGAAACATCACCGCCCCAGAAGGCCGTCTCCCTTGATAGAACGCCGAATGCCTTCGGTCATATTGGGATCGATGGTCTCAAGGGTTCTCTTAAATTGGGGGCCGATCAGACTCTTCGCCGCCTGCCATGCATCGTTTGCTCTGTCGCTTTGGTGGGTAGCCGTAAAGCACCAACTTTTCCAAATGAAGAATCGCCCAGCCGCGGGAGCTGTGTGGCCATTGAGCTGATCAAGTCCGTGGCTGCACAGGGCATTGCAAGTCTCGTAATCGCGTTTGTAAAATGCGATCCGCGCGAGCTCCTCGTACAACTGCGCCTCGTTAAAACGCATATCGTGTTGCCGGTAGTAATCGTGAACCTCGTTGAAAAATGTTTCTGCCTTCTCAAAATTGAGTTTGTCGAGCCAGAGGACGCCTAGCGCGTGTCTGGTCTGCATGTAGCGATAGCGCTGTTCCAGTGTCGCGAATAGTTCACCCGCCGTTTCAAGGTGCATGACGGCTTCAGACCACCGGTTCAAGTGGCGGTAGCAAGCACCTACGCCTTGGTGAGCGCGTGCTTTGGTCAAAGGTGTGATGTCGGGAACCGCTAACGCTTGTGAAAAATGGTCCGCTGCTTTTTGAAAATTCATCGATCTCATCAACGTACTGCCAAGACTGACTTTCACTCGTCCAAGCATTTCGTTCGGTGGATGACGCTGTTCCAAGTCGCGATATGCCCAGACGGCTTGATCGAACATGCCTAAGTAAAAGTACGTATTCGCACGCGCCATAAAGAGATCGAGTGCAGCATCGAAATGCTCCTTGGTTGACGTCATCAGCATAATGGTGTGGTTCAGCGCTTCGAGGACCTCGATGGCGACCGCATCTTTGACACTCGCAACGCGGGCCCATTCAACGGCACATTCCACCATTTGTTCAATCGCTTGCACACTAAGAGCTAGCTCCCAGGCATCTCTTGCAGCGTCTAGATCATTGGTTCGGCGCACCTCCTCCAACATGTGTGCGACACGCTCGACGATCTCCTGGTATTCCGTCAATAACTTGACCGACACACCGAGTCGACTTGCCAGGATGGCTAACGTCTCACGAGGTGGTACTTTGAGGCCGCGCTCGATCTGGCTTAAGTAAGTACGGTCAAATAACCCTTCAATCAATGCTTGTTGTGTAATGCCCTTTTGCAATCGCAATCGTTTAATCTTTCGTCCTATCACACGTCTTACCCCTTACCTCAAAACAGTCTCGTGCGGGACAAACTGTATCGGCTCTATTATCGCCCTCGAAAGGGGGTGATTCCCGATGAAGAAAACCACACTTGGCGCTCTTTTTATAGTGCTCGCACTGAGCCTAATCGCACTTACCGGTACGCCAACTCCCTCAGACATTCCCGACCCTGGTGTAGGCATTACAGCCGCATTGACACATTTGTCTACGGATGTAGACGCGATTCCGTGACAAGCCAAAAAGCGACGAGAGCACGAAACGCTCGAGTTATCTGAATAACTTTTAGAGAGCGGATGAAAAAGGAGGGACAAAACACACGGATGCGTTTTCGTTAAACCGAGTCCTCATCGACCGAGGACCCGGCTTTTTATGTATGTTTGCAGCGGTAGACTACTCATACTGTTTCATATCGATATCGACTTCGATCTCCTTTGGCGTATAAACGTCAAACAACTCTAATGTAATGGGATACTGAGAATTG
This window encodes:
- a CDS encoding helix-turn-helix domain-containing protein, giving the protein MIGRKIKRLRLQKGITQQALIEGLFDRTYLSQIERGLKVPPRETLAILASRLGVSVKLLTEYQEIVERVAHMLEEVRRTNDLDAARDAWELALSVQAIEQMVECAVEWARVASVKDAVAIEVLEALNHTIMLMTSTKEHFDAALDLFMARANTYFYLGMFDQAVWAYRDLEQRHPPNEMLGRVKVSLGSTLMRSMNFQKAADHFSQALAVPDITPLTKARAHQGVGACYRHLNRWSEAVMHLETAGELFATLEQRYRYMQTRHALGVLWLDKLNFEKAETFFNEVHDYYRQHDMRFNEAQLYEELARIAFYKRDYETCNALCSHGLDQLNGHTAPAAGRFFIWKSWCFTATHQSDRANDAWQAAKSLIGPQFKRTLETIDPNMTEGIRRSIKGDGLLGR
- a CDS encoding class II fructose-bisphosphate aldolase, whose protein sequence is MSLFQELLTDAKRNAYAIPAINVQSSETMDAVFAAAEARRSPVIVALAHSHAGYTYNYIHISTMVALFEDARKRYDATACLHVDHGRTFEFVKHAVDLGFHSVMIDASEHSYEQNVATVKEVVAYAHAHGAAVEAELGHVGKGEAFDSREAIENTFTNPDDASAFAQETDIDALAVAFGTKHGVYKSTPKLDLNRLRTIRDMTDVPLVMHGTSGLSDADIQCAIQSGVTKVNVFTEIAEAAKQAFLRAVEEPKVRFPDALVVAREAFQERVEHYMDVCGSAGRG